The genomic interval TAAGAGACATGGCCATAGAAGGGGAATATGTATCACCTGATATGATGGCTAAGATAGAAAAGGTCGATCGGTTGTCCCAGGAAATTCGGCGTGAAATGGTTAAGTTCCTATTCGATAAAGATGAAAAAAGAATTGCCCGGATAAATTCAAAAATAAATGAATTTCAGAAGTAATTATTCAGTCACTGATTGACACGGATTAGCACGGATAAAATAGAATGAGTTTAAAATATGGAAAAAATGTAACCGTTCAGCCACCAAGGCACGAAGACACGAAAAAGTATGTGTCGTAAAGAGCAGTAGAGCAATAGAGCAACCGTTCTGGAACTTTCAGAAAAGTCTTTAACTACTGCTCTGCTGCTCTACTGCTCTATTTTTGTGTCTTAGTGTCCTTGTGGCTGAACACTTACAAAAAATCAGTGTTTCATCCGTGTAAATCTGTGGCTGAATAGTTACTTTCAGGAAATCTAAGATGGTAAAAAATAAGAGTGTATTGGTAATCGGGGGAGGAATAGCCGGAATCCAGGCCTCTCTTGATCTGGCAGAGATGGGCGGGGATGTTCATCTCTTAGAAGAGACCCCATCCATCGGTGGCCGTATGCCCCAATTAGACAAGACCTTTCCTACTAATGACTGCTCCATCTGCATCCTTGCCCCTAAGATGAGCGAATGCGCCCGCCATCCCAACATAACCTTGCATACCTATTCAGAGCTATTAAATATGCAGACACTAAACGGCCGGGGGTTTCAGGTAAGTATCCTTAAGAAACCTACCTATGTTGATCCTGAAAGATGCGTGGCCTGTGGACTGTGCGAAGAAAAATGCCCGATAAAGGTGGCTGATGAATTCGATCTAGGCTTAAGGAAGCGAAAGGCCATATACAGGTATTTTCTCCAGAGCATTCCGAGCCGCTATGTGATCGATGAGAGATCCTGTCGTTTTTTCACGCGGGGAGGGAAATGCAGGGCTTGCGAAAGGCTCTGTAAGAGCCAGGCCATAAATTTTGAGGATAAACCAGAGGAGATTACCCTTGAGGTCGGTTCTATTGTGGTTTCTTCTGGGATTGACCCCTTCAACCCGAGGGGCCTGGCCCAATATGGCTATGGAAGATATAAGGATGTTCTTACCTCCCTTGAATTTGAACGCTTGCTTTCAGCCTCTGGCCCAACCCAAGGACATATTGTCCGTCCCTCAGACGATAAGACCCCAAAGAGGCTCGCCTTTATTCAGTGTGTGGGCTCTCGGGATATTCAGCAGAAAAACGATTATTGTTCGGCCGTCTGTTGTATGCAGGCCGTAAAGGAAGCGGTTATGGCTAGAGAGCACGAAAGCCAAATTGAACCGACCATCTTCTTTATGGATATGCGCTGTTTTGGAAAGGACTTTGATAAGTATTACGAGCGGGCGAAGAGCCAATGGGGCGTGAATTTTGTAAGATCACGGGTATCAAAAGTTAAGATGGGTAATAGTGGTAATCTTGAGGTCTACTATCTAAAGAACGGTCTTCCCGTGAAGACCCCTTTTGACCTGGTTATCCTGTCCATCGGACTTCGGCCAAGAGGGGATATAGCGGATCTGGCGGATAAATTGGGGATAGATCTGAATGAGTTCGGTTTTATAGACACCCATCCCTTTAGACCTGTAGATACCTCCCGTCAGGGAATATATGTAGGGGGCGCGGTCTCTTCTCCCAAGGACATTCCGGAGTCGGTGATGGAGGCATCGAGCGCGGCGGCCCGTTCTGCAGAGGACCTTAAGTTTCCCCGCCAGACCGAATTTACCAGGAAGACTTATCCTGAGGAGTTAAATATAGTCGGTGACCGGCCTCGGATTGGGGCTTTCATCTGCCATTGCGGGATAAACATAGCCGGCGTGGTAGACGTGGAAAGTGTCACCGAATACGCCCAGGGTCTTCCTTATGTCGCCTGGGCACAAAGAGGGCTGTTTGTATGTTCCCAGGACTTCCTTGAGACCATAAAGCAGAGGATAAAAGAACATAATCTAAACCGGGTGGTGGTGGCCTCCTGTTCTCCCCGAACCCATGAACCCCTATTCCGTGATACCCTCCGCCAGGCGGGGCTGAATGAGTATCTCTTTGAGATGGCCAATATCCGCGATCAGTGTGCCTGGGTCCATATGGAAGAGAAAGATGCGGCTACAGAGAAGGCAAAAGATCTGGTCCAGATAGCCGTATCTAAGGCGGCCAGACTTACCCCCCTCAAAAGACTCCCCATAAGTATAAATCCAAAG from bacterium carries:
- a CDS encoding CoB--CoM heterodisulfide reductase iron-sulfur subunit A family protein, with product MVKNKSVLVIGGGIAGIQASLDLAEMGGDVHLLEETPSIGGRMPQLDKTFPTNDCSICILAPKMSECARHPNITLHTYSELLNMQTLNGRGFQVSILKKPTYVDPERCVACGLCEEKCPIKVADEFDLGLRKRKAIYRYFLQSIPSRYVIDERSCRFFTRGGKCRACERLCKSQAINFEDKPEEITLEVGSIVVSSGIDPFNPRGLAQYGYGRYKDVLTSLEFERLLSASGPTQGHIVRPSDDKTPKRLAFIQCVGSRDIQQKNDYCSAVCCMQAVKEAVMAREHESQIEPTIFFMDMRCFGKDFDKYYERAKSQWGVNFVRSRVSKVKMGNSGNLEVYYLKNGLPVKTPFDLVILSIGLRPRGDIADLADKLGIDLNEFGFIDTHPFRPVDTSRQGIYVGGAVSSPKDIPESVMEASSAAARSAEDLKFPRQTEFTRKTYPEELNIVGDRPRIGAFICHCGINIAGVVDVESVTEYAQGLPYVAWAQRGLFVCSQDFLETIKQRIKEHNLNRVVVASCSPRTHEPLFRDTLRQAGLNEYLFEMANIRDQCAWVHMEEKDAATEKAKDLVQIAVSKAARLTPLKRLPISINPKALVIGGGLAGMTAAVSLANQGYRVYLVERQEELGGNLRHIHFILEGEDPQGLLSSTMEEVEAHPNIEAYKSVDIKDINGYVGNFKTTIEIRNPGYPRSGCEIRNLEHGVIIVATGAKEHTPESYLYGKDRRVVTQLELEEHLANSKPETRRPASGCPELETVVMIQCVESRTDQRPYCSRICCQQAVSNALKIKEVSPKTNIYILYRDVRTYGFKEAYYRKAREEGVIFIRYDEERKPEVRLADRKLEVKVFDPVVERDLIVNADLVVLSVGIVPDEGNKALAKMLKIPVNKEGFFLEAHMKLRPVDFVTDGIFMAGLGHNPKTISESIVQAKAAAGRAATVLSKEFIQSEGQISKIDESRCSGCGSCLSVCAYQAISLNEEKYVAQINEALCKGCGACAATCRGDAIDLGGFSNEQIYEAVCAL